The Humulus lupulus chromosome 3, drHumLupu1.1, whole genome shotgun sequence genome window below encodes:
- the LOC133823071 gene encoding uncharacterized protein LOC133823071 isoform X1: MQEVLNGLLQWRSHVTLPKQKERGQGGVKTTVPVDDGWTRLSTSNTPWTKQYERPGPLKQPHGPGPKTNAAPRNDEEVTSKRAPSELREELKKKRAGKRATPPNPFALRDSLSKRRQDLDTEMRSLRSKIVTASKGQAFEEEFDHESPFIKEIQAIRLPNNFKEPYMTPYNGSTDPKYHLDTFNDLMKLRGIGSGARCHCFAVTLKGPAYKWFKTLRPGSIRSWQQLSDEFLQQHHIVRDYTMPGTSLTNVKQGENESLKSYIHRFNMEAAKLGSLTRRELKMAITAGVRPGSKLWDNMLKREVTDFDDFYERAQKYIRVEDGHENLKAGKGPSPPKPSVRENQSGAKKKGVYEGTRDDRPRKHQHSDERLQGPYTFYTNLTHAREHIFITNENQVPFKRPPPMK; encoded by the coding sequence atgcaagaggtgctaaatggcctgttgcaatgGAGATCacacgtgacactccctaagcagAAAGAGAGAGGCCAGGGGGGAGTAAaaaccaccgtcccagtagatgatggatggacccgactctccactagtaacaccccctggACGAAGCAGTATGAACGTCCCGGACCACTGAAGCAGCCCCACGGGCCAGggccgaagaccaatgctgcccctcgtaacgatgaagaggtcacctcaaagagagcaccctcagagcTACGAGAAGAGCTCAaaaaaaagagggcgggtaaaagggcCACACCCCCTAACCCGTTTGCTTTgagggactccctaagcaagagaaggcaagacctggacacagaaatgaggagcctgcgaagcaaaattGTCACCGCCTCCAaaggtcaagcctttgaggaagagttcgatcatgagtcacccttcatcaaggagatccaagccatccggctcccaaaCAACTTTAAGGAGCCCTATATGACCCCCTATAatggaagcacagatccaaaataccatctagatacatttaatgacctgatgaagctgaggggaattggaagcggggcgagatgtcattgcttcgctgtcacattaaaaggacctgcgtacaaatggttcaaaacacttagaccggggtccatcagatcttggcaacagctTTCGGATGAATTCCTTCAACAGCACCACatcgtgcgagactacacgatgccaggcaccagcctcacaaatgtgaagcaaggagaaaatgagagtctgaagagctatattcacaggtttaatatggaggcagctaaattagggagcttgacccgccgagagctaaaaatggccatcacagctggagtacgcccaggaagcaagttatgggataacatgctcaagagggaggtcacagactttgatgatttctacgagcgggcacaaaaatacattcgtgtggaggatggtcacgagaacctcaaagctggaaaaggcccgtcgcccccgaaaccttcagtccgagaaaaccaaagcggtgcaaagaagaagggggtttatgagggaacgagagatgatcgaccccggaagcatcaacaCTCTGATGAGCGtctacagggcccctacaccttttacactaacCTCACCCATGCCAGAGAGCATATTTTCATtacgaatgaaaaccaggtccctttcaaaaggcccccgccaatgaaataA